AACCAAAACAACCCGCTTTGTGGCTCGCACTTCCTGAATCTCTTCTGAAACGATAACTTGTTGCAGATCGTACGGTAAATTCCCTCCATCTCTTACAGTCTCAGATCTTAAACTTTTTTCATTTCCTCATACTAGATCTTCTTCAATTGCCGCTAAAAATCTCTGATTATAATAACTTAGGGTTTGTTTCTGAACTAGATCAGAATAATAACTATCTGCAATATGAATTACGTTTGTAGATTGTAAAATTTGTAGCAAGTCTTGATGTCATGTTATGAGAAATTTCTAGATTGTATAATTACATGAGAAATTCAACATTAGTGTTGATTTAGTTTAATACATTTGCCCTAAATGTTTGTTAATGgttgttgaaaattaaaattactaaGCCAAGTGTTTCATCTTTCAATTGATAAACAAATGTTGAAACATAGATATCCTCATGGTCTGTTAATTGTCAGCTGAGGAATGTATACATGATTTACTTAATCGAATGATTGCcgacatttagggttttgtacgTTGATGTAGTTAAAAACTTGAGCTCGACAGATTTGGGTATGGAAGCAGATACCGAAACGGCTAGAGGTAGCATGATGATTGAGCAAGATGTTACACATAACAAACAGATTGATCCGGAAAAAGCTCGTTTTCCATGCTGCATTGTATGGACACCTCTCCCGGTTATTTCATGGCTCCTTCCTTTCATCGGTCATGTTGGGATAGGCAGAGAAGATGGTGTCATCCTCGATTTTGCAGGGCCCAATTTCGTCTGTGTAGATAATTTTGCATTTGGGTCGGTGGCTCGTTACATCCAAATAAACAAAGAAAAGGTAAAAACTAAATCATATGCTTGTTTGAGTTGTTTCCAAGGGTTAATCTTAGTGATTATCATGCCTTACTTGCTTTCTGTTTATAACAGTGCTCAATTACTTCCAATCCATCAACGACTTTCAGAACCGAAGAAGAGTATGGGCTAGTAGAGTCGGGAAGAAACCGATACACGTGGGATGATGCATTACGAAAAGGCACACAAGAATACCAGCACCGAGCCTACAACATCCTTAGCTGTAACTGCCACTCGTTTGTAGCCAACAATCTCAACAGGTTGGAGTTTCAGGCTGGCGGGTGGAACGTGGTTAACTTGGCAGTGTTAATATTGTTGAAGGGTAATTGGGTAAATAACGCATCTATGATTCAGTCTTGTTTGCCGTTTGTGTTGTTGTTCTTCATTGGAATCACCTTCGGAGGGGCAAGCTTTCTAACATTCTTGGTATTCTTTGCATTTCTTGTTGTTGGATGGTTTTTTTGTGGTACTTATTATTTCAAAAACTTTATACATGTCTAGTAGCTCTTTTATTCATAGAAACATGTAGTTTTACTAAATTTGTGTTTGTTAGATTTTGTTACATGAAACATCACCAAAGTTTATAGAAGTTCTTATCCTTAGAATTGTGTTTGTACCATTAGAATGAATCAAGAATATGGTTATTTGTAACAATAGCTTAACAATTGACTTTGACCACACAAAATTTATTTATATATCCCCATGAACTGCACAGAAAACTCTCCATGATGTTCAGTTCACTAACTTATGTAAACTAGCATTTCTAACTAtgattaaatgaaaaaaaaaaaccctgtGAAGAAACTAATCTAAATAAATATTGGTGTCGGATTAGTTGGGACGTTTGGCGTGTTCAGCTCAACCCCTTGAAGTCGGACCGCAAACAGCTTCAACGGTCAATCGTTTCAATGTGTTTGGACACGGGTCTTGACCAAAGTTGTTGTTTGATATGGTGACTGCACATCTCTCTTTTCCTATGCACCTCTGTACAACACAAAATCTATTAGCCCCTGCTTCATACAGTACAACTGAATACGCTACAAGCTAATGAAAGCATATAAACTAGTACCTTGCTAACAACACCGTACGAAGCGCGGGCATGGCAGGTTCCTCTTTGGAAGGTACCGCACGTTCCGATAGGAGTTCCGAAGCTTGCAAATTTAATCGAAGATATTAATAAACCTGGGCCGCACTGAAGGtgaatttttggtctacgaattGGTAGTGTTTTCCCGTTGCTTTCAGTCTGCCAGTTCGTGatgtttgtgtggtattcaaaCATATCAGCACATAcacttgtcattgatctcttTGTTAGTGTAATCCTCCTTGGATCGCCCCCGAGTTCTTCAAAAAGTACCAATATATTGCCTGTTGGTTTTAACCATGATCTGGGTACATGGTACCTGCAACATATTTTAGACAAAACTGAAACCGAGCTTTGAAAATTGAAGTTATTTGGTGTGTTGGTGATTTAACTAATTTTACCATCGTTGGGTTGGTCGACCGCAACCAACTTGACACTTAGTAGGGCGATAATTCCCATTATAATGACACCGCCGGCAATCACCAGTTGCATAAGCAGTCCAATACCGTCCAATGCTTTGACCATTGATCCACACTTGACCCTTCCCCATACTATGCATGTCTAGTGCCAACGGTTCATTGCCATTAGGTTCATTGAAGTAAGCCTGAAAACATTCTAGATGGTTAGGTTTGTTAACAAGCTCGCCGGTCACCACAAACCCACGGGGTTCAGTTCGTCATACCTTGTGCCATGTTAGTGGTTGGTTCTTTTGAGTGATTAGCGAACTTTCCTCCCATTCAACAGAAGACATGCCGGTTGTGGAAACAGCATCCATGGCCTCACCCTTTAAACCAACCTGAGTGAAACCGTGAGTGACATCTTAGTACATAACCCGAACATACAACGTAAATAGGGTCAACATGAGTGGATCAAACCTGGTAAGACCATTTGGCGTGGGTCAAGTCCCGTTTTCCGTGGTCAAGACCATATAGAACCACTGGACCTAGTACTCCGGTCTCCCAACTCTCATAATGTCCCCCAatattcttacaaaaaaaaaaaaaaacattcgtgTTAGAGTTGATTGAGCATTGTGGAATCAGCGTGTTAAAAAGACAAGAAGCTAACCGATAATCCCATGGCAACACTAAGTAGCGCAATTCGGTTCACTCCAGAACGGAGTTTGATCTTATTCTTGTATTTGATTCTCCTATTTTCCCTTGTTCCAAAAGCCGAACCTTAAAACAATAACCAGGTTAAGGATTCTGCGTATATTAGTCATCTTTCTTTCACTATCACCAAACAATACCTGAAAGTTCTCCGTTTATGAACACATGAAGAGCGTGCCCAGTTGACTGCACTAAGAGCTTTGGATGCTCCCCGCCATGAAAGAACGATTCAGATGGCCCGACATCAACACTGTAAAGTCACATTTTAATTCGAGTCATAAAAACACTTaacttttttaaaattaaaaagaaaaaaagagagAATTAGAGTTGCACAGTGACACAGTCATACCTAGTTATATACCAAAGATAATCACTAGCATCTCTAGTGACATTCACTTGGTCCAAAAGACCAAATGTGGTGAAAGCAGAGTCTTCATCACTAGTGGTTAGTTCTTCACTATATGTCTGCCATGATAATATCTGAGAGTTGGTTGGTAACATCGCCATTCGTGTCGATTGAACTCCAATCTGCACAATTTGTCAGATGTTAGACAACAAAATCACACCATTGTTAGTCAAAAGTCAAACGCTAATTAAATGACGTACTTTGGCTGTGTTGAAGACGATATTGTTACAATCGGGAAGAATACTGATGGACCATGGAGGCAAGTTATGGTGCTTGTTATTGAACGTCACGCGCGTGGCATTAGCCGTGTCATAGTTAGATAGAAATGCTGCACAATGTCCTAATTTGGAATAGTATACGTGCGCCTGGAGATCAGTAACCGTTTAGTACAAATTTTCCACATTTTTAACCGAAGTTTAAATTTGAGTTCAATGAAGATGAGAACCTTTTGATTGGCTCCTAAAGAGAAGACGGTAGGATCTCCAGAAACTAAAGCTGGTTCACATCTTTTGATCGCTTTGTGAAGCTCCGTTAAATGGCCATACTTCGGCTGTCTGATCAAGCCTAAAAATTAAAGATTAATATCAATAGTCAACCCTTCCATTCCATTCACAAGAGTTTGACTTTTGAAATCAAACAAACGTAAATATATGGATTGGTAACAATGTGTACAAGTTATGAAGTATCGATCCTATTCGGTGTTTAAAAAATTACCATATTCGTCCAGTGGAGCATCATAATCGTAACTAGTAGTGATAAAAGGGCCTCCTGCAGATCGCCCAAAGTTCGTGCCTCCATGGTACTGTCACGTTTCAAGTCAAAACGATCAACTTTTGTACGCACATTGTATCATGGAGTGAAAATGACTTTATAAGAAAAAACAAACCATGTAGTAATTGACAAACGACCCGCCCTTTTGGATGAATCGTGCAACAGCAAACGCCAAATCTTGAACGGGCCTCTTGTGAACCGCACCACCAAATTCAGTAAACCTGTAGGGGATTAAAGAAGTTAAGAGGTGTATACATTTTGattatttaactttttttatatGATGTAAAGTGTAATGATCCAAAATCGATACCATCCAGTCCATGCCTCGGTCCAAATTGTTGGTTTGTATggcttgttgggtttgaaagcATCACAATAGAAACCATTGCATGTATTTATCTGCCACATGATGTTTATGAGTTAAAAATTGGGCCCATAGCCCACTAGCCCAGGCCCATAAATTTTGACGATTAGTAGAAAATGGGCCGGGTTGGAATAGTGCTTACAATAGGGTCCGGGGCATCCTCTTGTTTGCACATGATCCAAGGGACACCTGTCCGCAATCCAACGGCCATTTCGGCAGCCCAAGTCATGTAGTTATATCCAGCAGCTCCAAATTTCTTATCTAGTGCCCCATACTCATTCTCTATCTGTACAGCTTTTACTACATGAGATTATGCAAGTGCTTGTGTGCTTGAATTTACAACTTTGCCATTATCAAACAAAAGAGAACCTGAGAGAGAATGATTGGGCCTCCTTGGGATTCAAACAGCTTTTCATACTTCATCATATTCACAATTTTCTCAGTGAACCCTTTCATAGCCCTCTgcaaaaattaataaaaatatatttaaaaaatagtCTATTTTAGCATTAAAGAAGATGAAATAAATTGTTTATTGAGAAAATGTCACCTTAAATGGCTCATTATCAGTTCTGAAACTAATGCCAGGCACATACTTCAACCAAACTGGAAATCCTCTGCTCAAATTGTTaaaataactgtttaatatataaaagttgacatttttttttcataaggGTTTCAATTTCATTGACACTTATAACaccattttagatatattttttttctgaaaaaagATGTTATAAAATTATTAAATTAACTACTATAAAACTTAATTAACACGGTTGTTAATTACTATGTGTAGCATATTAAATAGGGAAAATTACCAAAGTGGCCGTTTGACCAAGCCATTTTCCAAAATAGCCATTTGACCGGGCATAATGCACCCTCCCATCAAAGTGAACTCCCATATTTATGCACCTTCAATCCAACCACCAGCTAGCCGACACGTGTCCCTGAAGCCTGAACCGGCTTTATGCCGCGTCGCCTGGCAGCCGAGCCGCTTCCCCCCCAAGCCAAGCCGCTTCGCAGAACACCTGATTTATGCCGCTATGAGGACTGCCTCGCCGAGCCGCTTCATGTTAAAGCCGAGCCGCTTTACCCCATTCCAAGCCGCTTCATCAGACTTCCAAGCCGCTACACCTCCAAGCCGCTATAACCTGTTCCAAGCCGCTTCATCAAACTTCCAAGCCGCTACACCCTGCAAACGAGCCGCTTCAGCTTCCCGCCAAGCCGTTTCACCTTGGTCAAGCCGTTTCATTCCAATTCCAAGCCGCTAgacatgtttttttatttataatttcgTATGTATAAATATACATCTGTTTTTTGTCTTTTACACACATCTGTGTTTTGTCTTCTCGTTATCTTTGTAGTAATACATTGTTTGGTCACGTTTAGTATAACTCATGGGTGTTAAGTGTGTGATATACACCGGGGGTAAGTGGGAGGTTGTTAACGGGAACATCGAGTATGTTGCCGGTCACGATTGTATTACTAGACGTGGTTTAGAAGTTGAAACTACTTTTTCCTACATCACTTTTTTAAGTTATATTCGAAAGATGTGTGATATTCAAAATATTACTCGGATATCCTACCGGATGTCTTCGTTTGCAGATCCGATAGATATAATGAATGATAATGATGTTGTTTTTTCTTTAATTTGGCTAATAGTAAACCATTTGAATTATTTCAGTTATATGTCATTCAAGAACCCGGTGTTGAGTCTTCTGATTGCGCATTTTTAAACAATTTCAAAGTTCCTGATTTGAATTTATCTTTTGATGATAGTGATAAAAAAATTAATGAAAACTGTACCCAATTATATTTACCGAGTAATACCCAAGGCATATCTTCTATTGTGTTTGAGCCAGGCCACATTTTTAATAGCAAAGAGGAAATGAAACTTGAATTGGGTAAAAAATGTTTGATAGAACGATTTGAGTTTAAAGTTGATAGATCGTCTAAATCACGGTACGAAGTGTCATGTTGTGTTGATGGTTGTGAGTGGCGTTTTAGGGCATACAGCTTTGCTGGTGATAGCGCATTTTACGTTAAATATTTTAACGATAAACACACTTGTTCAAAGACGCTCACACACCCACATTTTCGTCAGGCAAACCCCCAAGTTGTGGGTCATTATTTAGTGCCTCAATTAAAAGACGGTGGTCGAATTTATCGCGGAAACGAGATAAAGTCCGATTTTAAACAAAATTTAGGAATTGATATTAGTTACATGCAAGCATGGCGTGGAAAATGTCATGCTTTAGAACTCTTGCAAGGTACAAGCAGAGATTCTTTTGCCGAACTCCCAATCTATTGTTACAATTTGGAGCGGGCGAATCCGGGAACCGTGACTCACATTTGGGTTGACGACGAGAGTCGGTTTGAAATGGTATTTGTGGCTATTGGTGCAGCGGTAAGTCGGCATGGAccttaataatattttttttatcttaaaATATGATGGTCATTcactgattttttttttcaggtTCGTAGTTTTATGCGTAATTTAAGACCTGTTATTATTATAGACGCTGCCCATTTGAAGGGTGAATTTAAAGGAACATTGTTTTTAGCAGTTGGCATGGACGGAAATAACCAGATTTTACCAATTGCCTATGGAATAGGCAAATCAGAGGATGGTGCTTCTTGGACATGGTTCCTCTCAAAGCTTAAAGGTTGTGTTGGTGAAATTCCAGATATGGCGATCATATCGGATAGGGTCAATTCAATACATTTAGCTGTAAGCAACGTGTTTCCACACGCTTATCATGGTCTCTGCTGTCGACATTTAATGGTGAACTTAAGTTTACCGTCGAATAAAAAAAAAGGAATACGAGAGCCTCTGGTGGAAGACCTGTAAATCTTACCGGTTGTCTGATTTTAATGAGTCTTTCCACACTCTATGTCTTGCAGTTCCTAGAATACGGAACACTTTAATAAGTATCGGGTTTGGACGGTGGGCAAGAGCGCATTGTCCCGGCAATCGATATCATTATATGACATCTAACAGTGCAGAGTCAATTAACGCTTTGTCTAAAGACTATCGTAAATTGCCAGTAACCCAACTTATTGAATTTTTCCGTCAATCTGTTCAAAAATGGTTCTATGATCGTCGGCTGGAGGGAATTAAGGAAAGACATGAGCTTACCCAGTGGG
Above is a window of Helianthus annuus cultivar XRQ/B chromosome 14, HanXRQr2.0-SUNRISE, whole genome shotgun sequence DNA encoding:
- the LOC110909010 gene encoding protein RTE1-HOMOLOG, with amino-acid sequence MEADTETARGSMMIEQDVTHNKQIDPEKARFPCCIVWTPLPVISWLLPFIGHVGIGREDGVILDFAGPNFVCVDNFAFGSVARYIQINKEKCSITSNPSTTFRTEEEYGLVESGRNRYTWDDALRKGTQEYQHRAYNILSCNCHSFVANNLNRLEFQAGGWNVVNLAVLILLKGNWVNNASMIQSCLPFVLLFFIGITFGGASFLTFLVFFAFLVVGWFFCGTYYFKNFIHV
- the LOC110909009 gene encoding beta-galactosidase 3, encoding METNSISTRVLLLFIALQLGCQLISCSVTYDGKAIVINGRRRILMSGSIHYPRSTPEMWEDVIMKAKEGGLDVIETYVFWNVHEPSPGNYNFEGRYNLVRFLKTVQKAGLYAHLRIGPYVCAEWNFGGFPVWLKYVPGISFRTDNEPFKRAMKGFTEKIVNMMKYEKLFESQGGPIILSQIENEYGALDKKFGAAGYNYMTWAAEMAVGLRTGVPWIMCKQEDAPDPIINTCNGFYCDAFKPNKPYKPTIWTEAWTGWFTEFGGAVHKRPVQDLAFAVARFIQKGGSFVNYYMYHGGTNFGRSAGGPFITTSYDYDAPLDEYGLIRQPKYGHLTELHKAIKRCEPALVSGDPTVFSLGANQKAHVYYSKLGHCAAFLSNYDTANATRVTFNNKHHNLPPWSISILPDCNNIVFNTAKIGVQSTRMAMLPTNSQILSWQTYSEELTTSDEDSAFTTFGLLDQVNVTRDASDYLWYITSVDVGPSESFFHGGEHPKLLVQSTGHALHVFINGELSGSAFGTRENRRIKYKNKIKLRSGVNRIALLSVAMGLSNIGGHYESWETGVLGPVVLYGLDHGKRDLTHAKWSYQVGLKGEAMDAVSTTGMSSVEWEESSLITQKNQPLTWHKAYFNEPNGNEPLALDMHSMGKGQVWINGQSIGRYWTAYATGDCRRCHYNGNYRPTKCQVGCGRPTQRWYHVPRSWLKPTGNILVLFEELGGDPRRITLTKRSMTSVCADMFEYHTNITNWQTESNGKTLPIRRPKIHLQCGPGLLISSIKFASFGTPIGTCGTFQRGTCHARASYGVVSKRCIGKERCAVTISNNNFGQDPCPNTLKRLTVEAVCGPTSRG